In one window of Candidatus Thermoplasmatota archaeon DNA:
- a CDS encoding type II/IV secretion system ATPase subunit, with protein MIIRVSELIHELENANVPFDPAAVVKDPEAHWSRLPAETRLPWMRRAGVDWPEGARLRFRLLKPRNDEATRDGELYLRLMRAETARPALAWQNVVDYARFRPVDPDLVSATFAAVAPARVENPFETGSFVSRRRIVEALDQAWEGERYDVAKDGAFLVPPDVEEGSNLEDEYWIESPFNHAAIVRTSENVYEYRVAEPPLSRYEATLFADLSARMRDVLVLAEPDGETEDPLVEVSRRFLGLVAARRLALARRTAYKLGYYMLRNYVGFGRLEPLMRDPHIEDISCNGPGFPLYVVHSRYQNLRSNVRFDELELDGYTIKLAQRGGKMISVAQPLVDATLPGGSRVQASLGQEVTSHGSTFTIRKFKEDPLTAVDLIRSGTHTSETLAFLWLAVESKCSMVVMGATASGKTTTLNCLSQFIPPAAKVVSIEDTKEITLHHENWLSAVTRESFTGREEGTVSMYDLLRAALRQRPEYILVGEIRGAEGLTLFQAMSTGHTCFSTMHAGGVENAVYRLENAPMGVPRVMVTALNFFLLQGQVDVRGRRVRRLLSLTEVTGIDPATRNLRMSEIFRWHAGSDAFVEGPSSSILNEVRDRRGWTRDRLAQEIVDRKAVLDRLVEKNARHYGDVAKAVRAFYAERPLEKKPRQPRILKLRHTGVSEDKP; from the coding sequence ATGATCATCCGTGTTTCCGAATTGATCCACGAGCTGGAAAATGCGAACGTCCCCTTCGACCCCGCCGCGGTCGTCAAGGACCCCGAAGCGCACTGGTCGCGCCTGCCGGCCGAAACCCGGCTGCCCTGGATGCGCCGGGCGGGTGTCGATTGGCCCGAGGGGGCGCGGCTCCGGTTCAGGCTGCTCAAGCCGAGGAACGACGAAGCGACCCGCGATGGCGAGCTCTACCTCCGGCTCATGCGCGCCGAGACCGCGAGGCCGGCGCTGGCATGGCAGAACGTCGTCGATTACGCGCGGTTCAGGCCCGTCGATCCCGACCTCGTCTCGGCGACGTTCGCCGCCGTCGCGCCGGCGCGCGTCGAAAATCCTTTCGAAACCGGCTCGTTCGTGTCGCGCCGTCGCATCGTCGAGGCGCTCGACCAGGCATGGGAAGGCGAACGCTACGACGTCGCGAAGGACGGCGCCTTCCTCGTGCCTCCCGACGTTGAGGAAGGGAGCAATCTCGAGGACGAGTACTGGATCGAGTCCCCCTTCAACCACGCGGCCATCGTCCGTACGTCGGAGAACGTCTACGAGTACCGCGTCGCCGAGCCCCCGCTCAGCCGATACGAGGCGACCCTCTTCGCCGACCTTTCGGCCCGCATGCGGGACGTCCTCGTGCTCGCCGAGCCCGACGGGGAGACCGAAGACCCGCTCGTCGAGGTGTCCCGGCGCTTCCTCGGCCTCGTCGCCGCGCGCCGTCTCGCGCTTGCGCGACGGACCGCCTACAAGCTCGGCTACTACATGCTCCGCAACTACGTGGGTTTCGGGCGGCTCGAGCCCCTCATGCGCGATCCGCACATCGAGGACATCAGCTGCAACGGACCCGGCTTCCCGCTCTACGTCGTCCATTCGCGGTACCAGAACCTCCGCTCGAACGTCCGCTTCGACGAGCTCGAGCTCGACGGCTACACGATCAAGCTCGCCCAGCGCGGCGGCAAGATGATCTCCGTCGCGCAGCCGCTCGTGGACGCCACGCTCCCGGGGGGGTCCCGCGTGCAGGCGAGCCTCGGCCAGGAGGTGACGAGCCACGGCTCGACGTTCACGATCCGCAAGTTCAAGGAGGACCCGCTCACCGCCGTCGACCTCATCCGTTCGGGGACGCACACCTCGGAGACGCTGGCGTTCCTCTGGCTCGCGGTCGAATCGAAGTGCAGCATGGTCGTCATGGGCGCGACCGCCTCCGGCAAGACGACGACCCTCAACTGCCTGAGCCAGTTCATCCCCCCCGCGGCCAAGGTCGTCTCGATAGAGGACACGAAGGAGATCACGCTCCACCACGAGAACTGGCTCTCCGCGGTGACGCGCGAGTCGTTCACGGGCCGCGAGGAAGGGACCGTCTCGATGTACGATCTCCTGAGAGCCGCGCTCCGGCAGCGTCCCGAGTACATCCTCGTCGGCGAGATCCGCGGCGCCGAAGGGCTCACGCTCTTCCAGGCGATGAGCACCGGCCACACGTGCTTCAGCACGATGCACGCGGGCGGCGTCGAGAATGCCGTCTACAGGCTGGAGAACGCGCCCATGGGCGTTCCTCGCGTCATGGTCACCGCGCTCAACTTCTTCCTCCTCCAGGGGCAGGTGGACGTCCGCGGCCGACGCGTCCGGCGCCTCCTCTCCCTCACGGAGGTGACCGGCATCGACCCGGCGACGCGCAACCTCCGCATGAGCGAGATCTTCCGCTGGCACGCGGGAAGCGACGCGTTCGTGGAAGGACCGTCATCGTCCATCCTGAACGAGGTCCGCGACCGGCGCGGATGGACGCGCGACAGGCTCGCCCAGGAAATCGTCGACCGGAAGGCTGTCCTCGACAGGCTCGTCGAGAAGAACGCGCGCCACTACGGCGACGTCGCGAAGGCCGTGCGCGCCTTCTACGCCGAGCGACCGCTCGAAAAGAAGCCGCGCCAGCCCAGGATCCTCAAGCTTAGGCACACGGGCGTTTCGGAGGACAAGCCTTGA
- a CDS encoding type IV pilin, with protein sequence MKRLLGPELRRDNEGISAVIGAILMVAVTVMLAATVYTVVNGFGGDGVGAPTNAAFKVQAIDTDDDGVTDTMKLIYVSGPNLDVGKVRIVAPGVSWVGTPSATWSAGDFITAAPGAGGWPVTVSVSGATVLDQTVNLGE encoded by the coding sequence ATGAAGCGACTGCTCGGTCCCGAACTCCGACGCGACAACGAAGGCATCTCCGCCGTCATCGGCGCGATCCTCATGGTGGCGGTCACCGTGATGCTCGCGGCGACCGTCTACACGGTGGTGAACGGCTTCGGCGGGGACGGCGTCGGCGCCCCCACGAACGCCGCGTTCAAGGTGCAGGCGATCGACACCGATGACGACGGCGTCACGGACACGATGAAGCTCATCTACGTCTCCGGGCCGAACCTGGACGTCGGAAAGGTCCGCATCGTGGCTCCCGGCGTTTCGTGGGTGGGAACGCCGTCGGCCACGTGGTCGGCCGGCGACTTCATCACCGCGGCGCCCGGCGCGGGCGGCTGGCCGGTGACGGTGAGCGTGTCGGGCGCGACGGTCCTCGACCAGACCGTGAATCTCGGCGAGTGA
- a CDS encoding NADP-dependent malic enzyme — protein MKDVRRFTKDEVLEYHSREPRGKISVTPTKPTATQRELSIAYSPGVALPCLEIAKDRDLAYRYTAKGNLVGVVSNGTAVLGLGNIGAEAGKPVMEGKGVLFKKFADIDVFDIEVRTQDPDEFITVVKNLEPTFGGINLEDIKAPECFYIEEKLKEIMDIPIFHDDQHGTAIISAAGLLNAMELAGKSLADVKIVVSGAGAAAIACANMYVTIGAKLENITMVDSKGVIHKGRKDGMNPYKDRFAREDDGRRTIADALKGADVFVGVSVKDLVTVDMVKSMASKPVVFALANPDPEIPYDVAKAARPDAIVGTGRSDFPNQVNNVLGYPYIFRGALDVRSRAINDAMKVAAAKALADLAKEDVPDEVLRAYGVEHLSFGPDYIIPKPFDARVLLRVAPAVAEAAMATGAARKTLDLQQYRETLEARLGKSREMMRIVINKARKSPKRVVFPEGHSETILRACQIVVDEGIAHPILLGNPEIIRSKIAELGLDFEPFIVDPRSFPARSMYTEGLFDARKRKGVTLIEAEQIMARDRNAFGSMMVRLGDADALVSGVTTHYPDALRPALQIIGLREGCHRAVGLYLMTIQRKVFIFADATVNIDPTAEELAEIALQAARFARQFDLEPRVAMLSFSNFGSAKHPLSDKVRRAVEIAQRAAPDLPIDGEMQADTAVVEDLLRETYPFSRLKEAANVLVFPDLQSANIAYKLLQRLSEAEATGPILEGMAKPVIILQRGDDVRDVVNMTAVAVLQAQDGRQAKLV, from the coding sequence ATGAAGGACGTGAGGCGGTTCACGAAGGACGAGGTCCTCGAGTACCACAGCCGCGAGCCGCGCGGCAAGATCAGCGTGACCCCGACGAAGCCGACGGCGACGCAACGGGAGCTTTCGATCGCCTACTCGCCCGGCGTCGCCCTCCCGTGCCTCGAGATCGCGAAGGACCGCGACCTCGCCTACCGCTACACCGCCAAGGGCAACCTCGTGGGCGTCGTGTCGAACGGTACCGCCGTGCTCGGCCTCGGCAACATCGGCGCGGAGGCCGGGAAGCCGGTCATGGAGGGCAAGGGCGTCCTCTTCAAGAAGTTCGCCGACATCGACGTCTTCGACATCGAGGTCCGAACGCAGGATCCCGACGAGTTCATCACGGTCGTGAAGAACCTCGAGCCGACCTTCGGAGGCATCAACCTCGAGGACATCAAGGCCCCCGAGTGCTTCTACATCGAGGAGAAGCTCAAGGAGATCATGGACATCCCGATCTTCCACGACGACCAGCACGGGACGGCCATCATCTCCGCCGCGGGGTTGCTGAACGCGATGGAGCTCGCGGGAAAGAGCCTCGCGGACGTGAAGATCGTCGTCTCGGGCGCGGGCGCGGCGGCGATCGCGTGCGCCAACATGTACGTCACGATCGGCGCGAAGCTCGAGAACATCACGATGGTGGACTCGAAGGGCGTCATCCACAAGGGCCGCAAGGACGGGATGAACCCCTACAAGGACCGCTTCGCGCGCGAGGACGACGGGCGCCGCACGATCGCGGACGCGCTCAAGGGCGCGGACGTGTTCGTGGGCGTTTCCGTGAAGGACCTCGTGACGGTCGACATGGTGAAATCGATGGCGTCGAAGCCCGTCGTCTTCGCCCTCGCGAACCCGGACCCGGAGATCCCGTACGACGTCGCGAAGGCCGCGCGCCCCGACGCGATCGTGGGGACGGGCCGCTCGGATTTCCCGAACCAGGTCAACAACGTCCTCGGTTATCCCTACATCTTCCGCGGCGCGCTCGACGTCCGGTCGCGCGCGATCAACGACGCGATGAAGGTCGCGGCCGCGAAGGCGCTCGCGGACCTCGCGAAGGAGGACGTCCCCGACGAGGTGCTGCGCGCCTATGGCGTCGAGCACCTCTCCTTCGGTCCCGATTACATCATCCCGAAGCCCTTCGACGCGCGCGTGCTCCTGCGCGTCGCGCCCGCCGTCGCGGAGGCCGCGATGGCGACGGGCGCCGCCCGGAAGACCCTCGATCTGCAGCAGTACCGCGAGACGCTCGAGGCGCGCCTCGGCAAATCCCGCGAGATGATGCGGATCGTCATCAACAAGGCGCGCAAGAGCCCGAAGCGCGTCGTCTTCCCGGAGGGCCACAGCGAGACGATCCTCCGCGCGTGCCAGATCGTGGTCGACGAAGGCATCGCGCACCCGATCCTTCTCGGGAACCCCGAGATCATCCGCTCGAAGATCGCGGAGCTCGGCCTCGACTTCGAGCCGTTCATCGTGGACCCGCGCAGCTTCCCCGCGCGCTCCATGTACACGGAGGGGCTCTTCGACGCGAGGAAGCGCAAGGGCGTCACGCTCATCGAGGCGGAGCAGATCATGGCGCGCGATCGCAACGCCTTCGGAAGCATGATGGTCCGGCTCGGCGACGCGGACGCGCTCGTCTCGGGCGTCACGACGCACTACCCGGACGCCCTGAGGCCCGCGCTCCAGATCATCGGCCTGCGCGAAGGGTGCCACCGCGCGGTGGGGCTCTACCTCATGACGATCCAGCGGAAGGTCTTCATCTTCGCGGACGCGACCGTGAACATCGACCCGACCGCGGAGGAGCTCGCCGAGATCGCGCTGCAGGCCGCCCGCTTCGCGCGCCAGTTCGACCTCGAGCCGCGCGTCGCGATGCTCTCGTTCTCGAACTTCGGGTCCGCGAAGCACCCGCTTTCGGACAAGGTCCGCCGCGCGGTCGAGATCGCCCAGCGCGCGGCGCCCGACCTCCCGATCGACGGCGAGATGCAGGCCGACACGGCCGTCGTCGAGGACCTCCTGCGCGAGACGTACCCGTTCTCCCGCCTCAAGGAGGCCGCGAACGTGCTCGTCTTCCCCGACCTCCAGTCCGCGAACATCGCCTACAAGCTCCTGCAGCGTCTCTCGGAAGCGGAGGCCACGGGCCCCATCCTCGAGGGCATGGCGAAGCCGGTCATCATCCTGCAGCGGGGAGACGACGTGCGCGACGTCGTGAACATGACGGCGGTCGCCGTGCTCCAGGCGCAGGACGGCCGCCAGGCGAAGCTCGTCTGA
- a CDS encoding VOC family protein, producing MRLDHCCLNVRDLDRAIAFYTKHFGLKLLSRREIPETDAEIAFVGTTPDAMKLELTHWRKWKPADYVDGSLFDHVAIVVDDVRGLVERLRSAGVKVAKEPFVISSSKSTIAFVHDDDGHWVELIQKAT from the coding sequence GTGAGGCTCGACCACTGCTGCCTCAACGTGCGGGATCTCGACCGCGCGATCGCGTTCTACACGAAGCACTTCGGCCTCAAGCTCCTCTCCCGGCGCGAAATTCCGGAGACGGACGCGGAGATCGCGTTCGTCGGCACGACGCCGGACGCGATGAAGCTCGAGCTGACGCATTGGCGGAAGTGGAAGCCCGCGGATTACGTCGACGGATCCCTCTTCGATCACGTCGCGATCGTCGTGGACGACGTGCGCGGCCTGGTGGAGCGCCTCCGATCGGCCGGCGTCAAGGTCGCGAAGGAGCCGTTCGTCATCTCGTCCTCGAAGAGCACGATCGCCTTCGTCCACGACGACGACGGCCATTGGGTGGAGCTCATCCAGAAGGCGACTTGA
- a CDS encoding universal stress protein encodes MSRLLVAFDGSGPSEAALAYAARRAAVAGDEVVLVTVVPSSLQESFLSKMLLPGVDLSKVVGAGSFAENARKRLEAAAAPLKEKKIKVSVEVRAGESAEMILVAARELGAHEIILGHKSYEQLANFPIGNVADKVVRHAPVTVTVVRP; translated from the coding sequence ATGTCTCGCCTGCTTGTCGCCTTCGATGGTTCGGGGCCCTCGGAAGCCGCCCTCGCCTACGCCGCCCGCCGCGCGGCCGTGGCGGGCGACGAGGTGGTCCTCGTGACCGTCGTCCCGTCCTCGCTCCAGGAAAGCTTCCTGAGCAAGATGCTCCTTCCCGGGGTCGATCTCTCGAAGGTCGTCGGGGCGGGGTCGTTCGCGGAGAATGCCCGGAAGCGGCTCGAGGCCGCGGCGGCGCCGCTCAAGGAGAAGAAGATCAAGGTCTCGGTCGAGGTCCGTGCGGGCGAGTCCGCGGAGATGATCCTCGTGGCGGCGCGCGAGCTCGGCGCGCACGAGATCATCCTCGGGCACAAGTCGTACGAGCAGCTCGCGAACTTCCCGATCGGGAACGTCGCAGACAAGGTCGTGCGCCACGCGCCGGTCACCGTCACGGTGGTCCGGCCGTGA
- a CDS encoding malate dehydrogenase, translating to MTTKVGFVGAGKIGSNAVYSTLHRVDVDEIAIVDIVENLAVGEAMDLNTAAAGLGKRTRVVGGTDYALLKGAKVVVVSAGLARKPGMTREDLLAKNAGIVKDITAKVLAVAPEAQINFVTNPVDPLVYAAWKSSGKPRSQIYGMGALHDSMRLWDVLRDSVKAPVWNDAWILGNHGEQMFPAAGLARTGGAKVDWAQAKEAVRGRAASIIEKKGATYYAPGIAISQMVQAALGQGPKQFIPVVCVLDGEYGQQDVALGVPAILSERGVEKVIDLPLKGEDADWMASAAKAVKDQIGQI from the coding sequence TTGACGACGAAGGTCGGCTTCGTGGGCGCGGGCAAGATCGGCTCGAACGCCGTGTACTCGACGCTCCACCGCGTGGACGTGGACGAGATCGCGATCGTGGACATCGTGGAGAACCTCGCGGTCGGCGAGGCGATGGACCTCAACACGGCGGCCGCGGGCCTCGGCAAGCGCACGCGCGTCGTGGGCGGCACGGACTACGCGCTCCTCAAGGGCGCGAAGGTCGTCGTCGTCTCCGCGGGCCTCGCGCGCAAGCCCGGCATGACGCGCGAAGACCTCCTCGCGAAGAACGCGGGCATCGTCAAGGACATCACGGCGAAGGTCCTCGCCGTCGCGCCCGAGGCGCAGATCAACTTCGTCACGAACCCCGTCGACCCCCTCGTGTACGCCGCGTGGAAGTCGAGCGGCAAGCCCCGCTCCCAGATCTACGGCATGGGCGCGCTCCACGACTCGATGCGCCTCTGGGACGTCCTCCGCGACTCCGTGAAGGCGCCCGTGTGGAACGACGCGTGGATCCTCGGCAACCACGGCGAGCAGATGTTCCCCGCGGCGGGCCTCGCGCGCACGGGCGGCGCGAAGGTCGACTGGGCTCAGGCCAAGGAAGCGGTCCGGGGCCGCGCGGCGAGCATCATCGAGAAGAAGGGCGCGACCTACTACGCGCCCGGGATCGCCATCTCGCAGATGGTCCAGGCCGCACTCGGCCAGGGCCCGAAGCAGTTCATCCCCGTCGTGTGCGTCCTCGACGGAGAGTACGGCCAGCAGGACGTCGCCCTCGGCGTCCCCGCGATCCTCTCCGAGCGCGGCGTCGAGAAGGTCATCGACCTCCCCCTCAAGGGCGAGGATGCCGACTGGATGGCCTCCGCGGCGAAGGCCGTGAAGGACCAGATCGGGCAGATCTAG
- a CDS encoding S-methyl-5-thioribose-1-phosphate isomerase has translation MDRSLASMAEDIRSMRVRGAGKIGRYAAEALAVWESDFRGENFARELERAAATLMATRPSAVSLMNAVAFVVRRARGALPRGEEAARQALRVAAKEFSDRSEKAVAAIGAHGADRLREGGRYLTHCNSQAALAVFREGARRGLAFEVFATETRPWRQGLLTTKELVEAGIATTYVVDSAVLHLMPTLDGVFVGADTVAMNGDVVNKVGTSAVALAARAHGKPFRVCAETYKVDLASRAGRDVPIEERESAEVAREGELAPGVRILNPVFDVTPAAWIAETLTELGPAAPATVGDLARKTWEL, from the coding sequence ATGGACCGTTCGCTCGCCTCCATGGCCGAAGACATCCGCAGCATGCGCGTGCGCGGCGCGGGGAAGATCGGCCGCTACGCCGCCGAAGCCCTCGCCGTGTGGGAATCCGATTTCCGCGGCGAGAACTTCGCGCGCGAACTCGAGCGCGCCGCCGCGACGCTCATGGCGACCCGCCCCTCGGCCGTGTCCCTCATGAATGCCGTCGCGTTCGTGGTCCGTCGCGCGCGCGGCGCGCTCCCGCGCGGCGAGGAGGCGGCCCGGCAGGCGCTCCGCGTGGCCGCGAAGGAATTCTCGGACCGCAGCGAGAAGGCCGTCGCCGCAATCGGCGCGCACGGCGCCGACCGGCTGCGCGAGGGCGGTCGCTACCTCACGCACTGCAACAGCCAGGCCGCCCTCGCGGTCTTCCGCGAAGGCGCGCGGCGGGGCCTCGCGTTCGAGGTCTTCGCGACCGAGACGCGGCCGTGGCGGCAGGGGCTCCTCACGACGAAGGAGCTTGTCGAGGCGGGCATCGCGACGACGTACGTCGTCGACAGCGCGGTCTTGCACCTCATGCCGACGCTCGACGGCGTGTTCGTGGGCGCGGACACCGTCGCGATGAACGGCGACGTCGTGAACAAGGTCGGCACGAGCGCGGTCGCCCTCGCGGCCCGCGCGCACGGGAAGCCCTTCCGCGTCTGCGCGGAGACGTACAAGGTCGACCTCGCCTCGCGCGCGGGGCGCGACGTCCCGATCGAGGAGCGCGAAAGCGCGGAGGTCGCGCGGGAGGGCGAACTCGCGCCGGGCGTGCGCATCCTGAACCCCGTCTTCGACGTCACCCCCGCGGCCTGGATCGCGGAGACGCTCACGGAGCTCGGCCCCGCCGCGCCCGCGACCGTCGGCGACCTCGCGCGGAAGACCTGGGAACTCTGA
- the dnaJ gene encoding molecular chaperone DnaJ: MPSKRDYYEILGLAKGASKDEIKKAYRQLALKLHPDRNKEAGAEERFKEVSEAYAVLSDDEKRQVYDRHGHAGFDQRYSEEDIFRGADFGEFGFDLDSILRAFFGGRGGFAGRGPAGGADLQVPLEVTLEDVLEGAEKTVEVARLESCAACDGSGARKGGRGAVRCPTCDATGEIRRMARTPFGVMTQVGACPDCRGRGVLVRDPCATCQGAGLARERRRLTVRIPPGVESGMNLRLRGEGDAGPRGAPSGDLYATIRVREHATFTRERENLHVVVPLTFSQAALGDTLDVPLLGGGRETLAIPAGTQAGEVFTIRGRGLPTLGRPARGDLLVHAKVYTPTKLSSEQRKLLEALAELDGTERRKGFFERFRL; this comes from the coding sequence ATGCCGTCGAAGCGCGACTACTATGAGATCCTCGGCCTCGCGAAGGGCGCCTCGAAGGACGAGATCAAGAAGGCGTACCGCCAGCTCGCGCTGAAGCTCCACCCGGACCGCAACAAAGAGGCCGGCGCCGAGGAGCGCTTCAAGGAGGTCTCGGAAGCGTACGCCGTGCTCTCGGACGACGAGAAGCGCCAGGTGTACGACCGCCACGGTCACGCGGGTTTCGACCAGCGCTACTCGGAGGAGGACATCTTCCGCGGCGCCGACTTCGGCGAGTTCGGCTTCGACCTCGACTCGATCCTCCGCGCCTTCTTCGGCGGCCGCGGCGGCTTCGCGGGCCGCGGCCCCGCGGGCGGCGCGGACCTCCAGGTTCCGCTCGAGGTCACGCTCGAGGACGTCCTCGAGGGCGCCGAGAAGACGGTGGAGGTCGCCCGCCTCGAATCCTGCGCCGCCTGCGACGGGTCCGGCGCCCGGAAGGGCGGCCGCGGCGCGGTCCGCTGCCCGACGTGCGACGCGACGGGCGAGATCCGCCGCATGGCGCGCACGCCGTTCGGCGTCATGACGCAGGTCGGCGCGTGCCCCGACTGCCGCGGCCGCGGCGTGCTCGTGCGCGACCCCTGCGCGACGTGCCAGGGCGCGGGCCTCGCGCGCGAACGCCGCCGCCTCACGGTCCGCATCCCGCCCGGCGTCGAGTCGGGCATGAACCTCCGATTGCGCGGCGAAGGCGACGCGGGCCCGCGCGGCGCGCCCTCGGGCGACCTCTACGCGACGATCCGCGTGAGGGAGCACGCGACGTTCACGCGCGAGCGCGAGAACCTGCACGTCGTCGTCCCGCTCACGTTCAGCCAGGCCGCCCTCGGCGACACGCTCGACGTGCCGCTCCTCGGCGGCGGCCGCGAGACGCTCGCGATTCCCGCCGGCACGCAGGCCGGCGAGGTGTTCACGATCCGCGGCAGGGGCCTCCCGACGCTCGGCCGCCCCGCGCGCGGCGACCTCCTCGTGCACGCGAAGGTGTACACGCCCACGAAGCTCTCGAGCGAACAGCGCAAGCTCCTCGAGGCGCTCGCGGAGCTCGACGGAACCGAGCGGCGGAAGGGGTTCTTCGAAAGATTCCGATTGTGA
- a CDS encoding choice-of-anchor P family protein, with protein MNGKPIWISLLAIAFVAPVAVPAAAEHGRCNDINGPILGHAHLCSAPPCAEGFVGQLGLLQSDTCCHVRPSEDEKAQGYPLYRNVVDCFTYARGFEAAGFGLAVAAPWLPLSTIFAPARAHAPEGPQIEDETVLGVYLAPLGVTIDASTLNGYGEAQFGSAAPIPFRGVGEVEDLTISFGATVIRASVLRAESKLEPWSVGYTENSHVATLTVNSINVPITTAPNQVIDVPSVVTTCPAARIVLHEVIHEGAPGANPYSREFVNALHVTVFEPLSCTPLVEVWAGGAMTAWHA; from the coding sequence ATGAACGGAAAACCCATCTGGATCAGCTTGCTCGCAATCGCTTTCGTCGCGCCCGTCGCGGTCCCCGCCGCGGCGGAACACGGCCGGTGCAACGACATCAACGGGCCCATCCTCGGCCACGCGCACCTGTGCAGCGCCCCGCCCTGTGCCGAAGGCTTCGTCGGGCAACTCGGCCTGCTGCAGAGCGACACGTGCTGTCACGTCCGACCGAGCGAGGACGAAAAGGCACAGGGTTATCCCCTGTACAGGAATGTCGTCGATTGCTTCACCTACGCCCGGGGCTTCGAAGCCGCCGGCTTCGGCCTCGCCGTCGCAGCGCCCTGGTTGCCGCTCTCGACGATTTTCGCCCCCGCCCGCGCGCACGCGCCCGAAGGGCCCCAGATCGAGGACGAGACCGTCCTCGGAGTCTACCTTGCGCCCCTTGGGGTGACCATCGACGCCTCGACGCTCAACGGTTACGGCGAGGCCCAATTCGGTTCGGCCGCGCCTATTCCCTTCCGCGGCGTCGGCGAAGTCGAGGACCTGACGATCAGTTTCGGCGCGACCGTCATCCGCGCAAGCGTCCTGCGGGCTGAATCGAAGCTCGAGCCCTGGTCCGTCGGGTACACGGAGAATTCGCACGTCGCGACGCTGACGGTGAATTCAATCAACGTGCCGATCACGACGGCCCCGAATCAGGTCATCGACGTTCCAAGCGTCGTCACGACGTGCCCCGCGGCCCGCATCGTCCTGCACGAGGTCATCCACGAGGGGGCGCCGGGCGCGAATCCCTACTCCCGCGAATTCGTGAACGCGCTGCACGTCACCGTGTTCGAGCCGCTCTCCTGCACGCCGCTCGTCGAAGTGTGGGCTGGCGGCGCCATGACGGCGTGGCACGCCTGA